The DNA region TCAGATGTAGCCATTATCTGGTAATCGTCCATCGGGCTTTCGCTTCCATGTAGATATGCACCTTTTGAATCACTTACCATATGAATTCCACTAATTGGAGGTAAATTAACATAACTGATTAGCGCAATTGTTCCGATGTAGCCAGTTATTACTGTGGTAGACAATTGTGATTCCCAAGTCACACCACCATCTTCAGTTCTGTAAATATTATTGCCCGATGAAACATAATATATATCGTCATCTACAGCACTAACATCGCCATTATCGTGAGAATATATTAGCTCCCAAGATGAGCCACCATCCATGGATTTATATAAACTTGATGCATCCAAAACAAGAAGTTTACTCTCTGATATAAATTCTATTTTTTTAATTCTCTGGGTAGATCCTAACTCAACATCTGCCCAACTTGTTCCTCCATCAATAGATTTAAACAAGATCCCCTCTGAAGTACCCAAGTATCCAACTTGTGAGCTATAAAAGTTAATCGCACTTAAATCTGTCGAATCTGCCGGAGATTCTAGGACTGTATGATTAACTGAATATACGATCTCAACTACCCTCTTTTCACAAGAGTAAATTGCAACCAGGACTATAGTTAGAAGGAAATATTTTGAAAATAATCTCAAATTCGTTGGTCTATTGAATACAAATATATAGTGTTTTAAACAATTGTAAGTTACTAATTCCCCATCTCTTATATCTAAAACGTCTATCTATTATCCTATTTTAACACTTCTTAACCAAACAAGATTAAATGCCTACTCTTTCAAACTATACAAAAGCAATAACCTTTGGTACCGAATACCTATTAAAATTAGTTGATGGTTTTGATGAAGAAGACTGGTTTTACAGTCATGAAGAAAGCAACAACGCACATTGGAATCTTGGCCACATTGTAGAAGAACGAACGTTGTTTCTGCAATCTATCGGTGTAGATGTATCCCCAAATAGCTGGGAAAGCATGTTTACGTTTGGTGAAGAACCCAATGAAGAACAAAGTTCTGTTTCGGCAGAAGAACTAATAGAAGCTTTACGTCAACGAGAAAAGGAATTAGTTAAAGCATTACCCTATGTTAAGGCGAATATGAATCTGCCATTGGCAGATGAAGAATGGCCTATTTGGGATGAGTTTAAAACCGCCGAAGATTACATGAATTTCAACCTATTTCATGAAGGTTATCACATTGGGCAGATTGGTATTGTTCGTAAGATGCGAGGAAAAGGAAGGTTGATGTAGGTCTAACTCAACTGCTCTATATCAATCAAATCTACCTCTCTTCCTAATTTCTTTTTATAGGCAATTAATTGCTGTTTGGGAATTAAAGGAACCGAAATTCCTAAAACTTCGACCAATTCCGAATCTTCAAAATTTATAATCTCTTGTTCCCACTGGTTTGTTTCTGGGTTTCGAAAAACCGTGTTGCCAGCATTTACAATCTCTATCAATTGTCCTTCATAAGAGAATTCTACTATCTCGCATTCCATGATATCGTCTTTATATATCATTGGTCCTTGAGTTATATGCTCCTTTACCAGATCGCATAATTTCCTGAAACTTACAGAAGGAACTTCTATGTCGATGTCGGCCAATTCTCGTCGCGCCCCATAGGCTCGTGCTGCAAAACCACCCAATATCTGAAATGGAATTTCATTAGTGGTAAGCAATTTAACTATCCAGTGCAATGCTTTTTTCGTGTCCTTCATTCCAGGGTTTTATTCTCCTACTTCAATCTCTGGCGTAATCTCTTTGGGTTCCTTATCGCTATCTACCTTTAACAAGTCTGAGCCAGTGCTTACTACTTGAAAGGTGGTTCGTCTATTCTCGGCATGCTGTTCATCTGTACAATCTGATTTAACTTTTCCCTCGCATCCGCAATCGTTCACCAATTCAGATTCTCCATATCCTATTCCCGTTATCCTATCGGGATCAGTAATTTTCCCGCTTATATAGTTTGCCGATGCCTTAGCTCTTTTATCCGATAACTTCATGTTATACTTTTCACTACCTCTACAATCTGTATGAGAGCCTAGCTCTACCACCATCTCTTTATAATCGGTCATAATCTTTACGATTTTATCTAACTCGATTGCCGCATCTTGCCTGATATCCGATTTGTTAACATCAAAACCAATCGCATTAATTTGAACTAAATCCGATAAGTTTTTAACCTCAACATCCATAGAGAAATCCAATAAATCGGAAAATTTCGTTTTGCCATCTATCTTATAAACGACCTCTACATTTAAGGACTTTGTAAAATAGCCTTCCTTGGAAAGTTCAACAGAATACATAGCCTTTTCATCTTTCTTCTTATCACCTATTGATTTCACAAACTCGCCAGTATCTATAGTAATAAACGTAAATGCTTCACCTGTAGATTGATCTACAATTTGTACACGAACCCCACCTAGGCCATCTTTCGTTTTTGAATCGGTTACCAAACCATACCACGATAAGTTGCTGAAAATTTCATCTTCTTCATATTCTGGAATTATTTCGGGCTCCGGTTCTGGAATTACAATTGGCTCTGGAATAGGTTCTGGTTCCGGTTCTGTAGCGGCTATATACTCGAGCTTAATGTTCTTCATGATTTCTTGAAAACCACCAGTGTTCTTAAACTCAAACGTATCTATATACGTCTTATGAT from Flavobacteriales bacterium includes:
- a CDS encoding MazG-related protein — its product is MKDTKKALHWIVKLLTTNEIPFQILGGFAARAYGARRELADIDIEVPSVSFRKLCDLVKEHITQGPMIYKDDIMECEIVEFSYEGQLIEIVNAGNTVFRNPETNQWEQEIINFEDSELVEVLGISVPLIPKQQLIAYKKKLGREVDLIDIEQLS
- a CDS encoding DinB family protein — translated: MPTLSNYTKAITFGTEYLLKLVDGFDEEDWFYSHEESNNAHWNLGHIVEERTLFLQSIGVDVSPNSWESMFTFGEEPNEEQSSVSAEELIEALRQREKELVKALPYVKANMNLPLADEEWPIWDEFKTAEDYMNFNLFHEGYHIGQIGIVRKMRGKGRLM